The genomic interval AGCTACACAATGGTGAATTGTATTTGGCACTCCCAGAAGATGAAATGAACATTTTTGTATTGAAACTACCTTTTATACACAACAGAAATCAGAGTGAAAATGGAAAATGAAAAAACTACGAAATCCTTGATATTGGTCATTGACGATAATCCGGAGATTCTGGAGTTTCTTGTAGATGATCTGAGTGAGTCTTACGATGTGCTGGAAGCTTCCAATGGAAAAACTGGTCTTGACTTGTTGGACAGACATAATGTGCATCTTATTATTTGCGATATCATGATGCCTGAAATGGATGGTTATGAATTTTGCCACACGATTAAATCGGATATCTCATATAGTCATATTCCTGTGATCTTGTTAACAGCAAAAAACACCTTGCAATCCAAAATCAAAGGGTTAGAACAAGGAGCTGATGTTTACATAGAAAAACCATTTTCAATAGCGCATTTAAACGCTCAGATACAAAGTCTTTTAGCTAATCGAAATAAACTCCGTGACTACTTTGTTGAATCACCCCTTGTACATTTGAGAACAATGGCCCGTTCAAAAGCTGACCATTGTTTTTTGGAACGATTAAATGAGATAATAGAGGAACATATGACCGATATACACTTTGACGTTGAGCATTTAGCCGACCTTATGTGTATGAGCAGAACCACACTTTATAGAAAGATCAATGCGATCTCAGATTTGACACCAAATGACTTCATCAACTTGGCGCGACTTAAAAAGGCAGCTATCTTACTCAGTGAAGGCCAATTAAAGATATACGAAATATCAGAGCAGGTCGGATACAGCTCACAAACGCAGTTCGGCAGGAACTTTCACAAACAATTTGGCGTGACCCCTTCCCAGTACATTGGCGAGACATTAAATAATGCAAAACCAATGAATACAATAGGTGACTAAGCCTCAATCGCAAAGGCTTTCAGCATTTGTTCGAGCGATTGTCTTATTTGCTGATGAATTTCCACTTGTTGATATCGCGCGGTCATCCGCTGTAGCTCGTCTAATACATATAAACCAAGCTGAACCTCATCTCGATAGGAAGCCTGATGAGCCGGAGCAAGTGTAGCAACGTACAGAAGTTCAGCTTTCACAAAGTCAGTAGTCGCTTTTGCTAAACCATTTCCTACTTCGGTCATCTCCAAAGCATATAAATTTTGAACTGTATTTAACTTGTTCAACGTATCTGCAATCGAATAATTACGGAGTGGTAAGTCCCTCATACTCTTTAATAAAATATCTTTTGCCTTATCTACCTTATCCTCTTTAAGTAGATTAGCCGTTAATGCATTATTCAATTGCCAGGTTCCATTAATAACCCGTCTTGATTCAACATCCAGATAGCGAGCCTGATGAAATGAGGAAAAATCAAGTTTATTCATCAGATTGCTGTACATAACATCGGTATTGGTACGCTGGGTTTTGTCAACTTCTGGTTCATCAGAATTTATAGGCAATAGCCGATAGGCATAACCTTCAAGATAGAGATACTTATCGAGACCAACATAGGTATCGGCAGAAACGGATGTAGCAAAATAGATCGGTCGTTCCCAATTATTAGTGGCCAAGATATCAAATATTACTAGATCAGCTTTCGTTGCATAGGACTTATCAAAGCTCCATTCCATCTCAGACACAACTTGCGATTCCTGATCAGCGTGAATGGTATTTGTGTCAATCAACTGTTCGGCATCGATTGTTAGCTTGAGTTTTCGAGCAGGTATTGAATTCATAAAGGATCCATCAGCCATTTGAACCTGATCATTCTTGTGATTAGATGTCATCACAGCAATTAGATCCTTCAATTCCACACTATCCGTAATACCATAGTCTACATAAGGAAAGAAATCCCGCTCACCAGTTTTATAGGTAGCATGCGCCGAGCTCAATGGTAGAGGTTCAGACTCATTGACCTTCACCTTCATCTGATCGATAAAGGATGCATCGTGCAGAAATTGATAATTGATCACACGGACATCCGTTCGATAACCTTCAACCTCTTGTACATACCATAGAGGATATGTATCATTATCTGCGTTGGTAAATAAAATTGCGTTGGGAGCGCATGAATCCAGATAATTTTTTGCCCAGGCTAGAGCAGTTGTCTTTCCAGAGCGATCATGATCGTCCCAGCCTTGGGTTCCCATTAAAAATGGGGCAGCGAAAAGACAAAGCAGCATAGCAATAGCCGATGCTACTCGATGGGCTGTAATTCGTTGTATAACGTCTTTTACCAGTAAAAAGCCAAAACCTATAAAGATTGCAAAAGCATAAAACGAACCAACGTAGGCATAGTCTCGTTCCCGGACCTGCATAGGATCTTGGTTTAAGTATATAATGATAGCTAATCCGGTAAAGAAAAACAAGGTCATAACCACCGTTAAAACCTGCTTTTTTCT from Pedobacter indicus carries:
- a CDS encoding response regulator transcription factor, producing the protein MENEKTTKSLILVIDDNPEILEFLVDDLSESYDVLEASNGKTGLDLLDRHNVHLIICDIMMPEMDGYEFCHTIKSDISYSHIPVILLTAKNTLQSKIKGLEQGADVYIEKPFSIAHLNAQIQSLLANRNKLRDYFVESPLVHLRTMARSKADHCFLERLNEIIEEHMTDIHFDVEHLADLMCMSRTTLYRKINAISDLTPNDFINLARLKKAAILLSEGQLKIYEISEQVGYSSQTQFGRNFHKQFGVTPSQYIGETLNNAKPMNTIGD